In Streptomyces chartreusis, the following proteins share a genomic window:
- a CDS encoding NAD-dependent epimerase/dehydratase: MAVNPPLVVLLGATGFVGSAVLRELARRPLRIRAVSRRPAPVPAGARADIEVRAADLTGPGAVAEAVAGADVVIHTVLYSAGTTTWRVEDGDTAAERVNVGLVRDLVEALRDARTADGSAVTVLWAGAASQAGPLDKEVLDGTETDRPKGEYDRQKLAAERLLLAADAEGALRGAAIRLPTVFGYGPDSTARDKGVVTFMTRRALSGESITMWHDGTVRRDLLYVEDVARAFAAAVDHPDALAGRHWLLGTGRGEPLGEVFRTVAALVAGQTGKPAVPVVSVPPPAHAEPGDFRSVTIDASAFAAATGWSAVTPLDEALARTVAFVVSGGEEALS; the protein is encoded by the coding sequence GTGGCCGTGAACCCCCCGCTCGTGGTCCTGCTCGGCGCCACCGGCTTCGTCGGCTCGGCGGTGCTGCGCGAACTCGCCCGCCGCCCGCTGCGGATCCGCGCCGTCTCCCGCCGCCCCGCGCCCGTCCCCGCCGGCGCCCGCGCCGACATCGAGGTCCGTGCCGCCGACCTCACCGGGCCCGGCGCCGTCGCCGAGGCCGTCGCCGGCGCCGACGTGGTGATCCACACCGTGCTGTACAGCGCCGGCACCACCACCTGGCGCGTCGAGGACGGCGACACCGCCGCCGAACGCGTCAACGTCGGCCTGGTCCGCGACCTTGTCGAGGCCCTGCGCGACGCCCGCACCGCCGACGGGTCCGCGGTCACCGTGCTGTGGGCGGGCGCCGCCTCGCAGGCCGGACCCTTGGACAAGGAGGTCCTCGACGGCACCGAGACCGACCGGCCCAAGGGCGAGTACGACCGGCAGAAGCTCGCCGCCGAACGGCTGCTGCTGGCCGCCGACGCCGAGGGCGCGCTGCGCGGCGCCGCGATCCGGCTGCCCACCGTCTTCGGCTACGGCCCCGACTCCACCGCCCGCGACAAGGGCGTCGTCACCTTCATGACGCGCCGCGCCCTGTCCGGGGAGTCCATCACCATGTGGCACGACGGCACGGTCCGCCGCGACCTGCTCTACGTCGAGGACGTGGCCCGCGCCTTCGCCGCCGCCGTCGACCACCCGGACGCGCTCGCCGGCCGGCACTGGCTGCTCGGCACCGGCCGCGGCGAACCGCTCGGCGAGGTCTTCCGCACGGTCGCGGCCCTCGTCGCCGGGCAGACCGGCAAGCCCGCCGTGCCGGTGGTGTCCGTGCCGCCGCCCGCGCACGCCGAGCCCGGCGACTTCCGCAGCGTCACCATCGACGCCTCGGCGTTCGCCGCCGCCACCGGCTGGAGTGCCGTGACACCGCTGGACGAGGCGCTCGCCCGCACGGTCGCGTTCGTCGTCTCCGGCGGCGAGGAGGCCCTGTCGTGA
- a CDS encoding carbohydrate kinase family protein, protein MRIAVTGSIATDHLLSFPGRFTEQFVADRLDRVSLSFLADSLEVRRGGVAANIALGLARLGLDPVLVGAAGADFAEYAAWLRANGVATDAVLVSETLHTARFVCTTDLDHNQIATFYAGAMAEASRIGLADLAERPDLVLVGPNDPTAMLRHTDECRQQGIPFAADPSQQLARLTTGQVRRLVDGARLLFTNEYEAALLLERTGWTEDEVLERTGAWLVTRGADGVDIARAGRERLHVDAVPTDRAVDPTGVGDAFRAGFLAGAARGLAPEPAARLGCALATVVLETVGTQEYVLTGADLLRRIEAAHGPAAARETGPGLGPDRTPSNFKQEAIA, encoded by the coding sequence ATGCGCATCGCCGTCACGGGCTCCATCGCCACCGACCATCTGCTGTCCTTCCCGGGCCGGTTCACCGAGCAGTTCGTCGCCGACCGGCTGGACCGGGTCTCCCTGTCCTTCCTCGCGGACAGCCTGGAGGTGCGCCGCGGGGGAGTGGCCGCCAACATCGCGCTCGGCCTGGCCCGGCTCGGACTCGATCCGGTGCTGGTGGGCGCGGCCGGCGCCGACTTCGCGGAGTACGCGGCCTGGCTGCGCGCGAACGGGGTCGCCACGGACGCCGTACTGGTCAGCGAGACCCTGCACACCGCACGCTTCGTGTGCACCACCGACCTCGACCACAACCAGATCGCCACGTTCTACGCCGGCGCCATGGCGGAGGCATCCCGCATCGGCCTCGCGGACCTTGCCGAGCGTCCCGACCTGGTGCTCGTCGGGCCCAATGACCCGACGGCCATGCTCCGGCACACCGACGAGTGCCGGCAGCAGGGCATCCCGTTCGCCGCCGACCCCTCCCAGCAGCTGGCCCGGCTCACCACCGGGCAGGTACGCCGACTCGTCGACGGGGCACGGCTGCTGTTCACCAACGAGTACGAGGCCGCCCTCCTCCTGGAGCGCACCGGCTGGACCGAGGACGAGGTGCTGGAGCGCACCGGAGCCTGGCTCGTCACCCGTGGCGCCGACGGCGTCGACATCGCCCGCGCCGGCCGGGAGCGGCTGCACGTCGACGCCGTACCGACCGACCGGGCCGTCGACCCGACCGGTGTCGGCGACGCGTTCCGCGCCGGCTTCCTCGCCGGGGCCGCCCGCGGTCTGGCGCCCGAGCCGGCCGCCCGGCTGGGCTGCGCGCTGGCGACCGTCGTGCTGGAGACCGTCGGCACCCAGGAGTACGTGCTGACCGGGGCCGATCTGCTCCGCCGTATCGAAGCCGCCCACGGCCCGGCCGCCGCCCGGGAGACCGGGCCCGGCCTCGGCCCCGACCGAACCCCGAGCAACTTCAAGCAGGAGGCGATCGCGTGA
- the metK gene encoding methionine adenosyltransferase codes for MAVRLFTSESVTEGHPDKIADQISDTVLDALLRQDPTSRVAVETLITTGLVHIAGEVTTKAYAPIAQLVREKVLEIGYDSSQKGFDGASCGVSVSIGAQSPDIAQGVDTGGAGDQGLMFGYATDETPTLMPLPIFLAHRLSKRLTEVRKNGTVPYLRPDGKTQVTIEYDGDRAVRLDTVVVSSQHASDIDLDTLLAPDIREFVVEPELKALVDEGIKLDTEGYRLLVNPTGRFEIGGPMGDAGLTGRKIIIDTYGGMARHGGGAFSGKDPSKVDRSAAYAMRWVAKNVVAAGLAARCEVQVAYAIGRAEPVGLFVETFGTEKAGVARIQAAITEVFDLRPAAIIRDLDLLRPIYAKTAAYGHFGRELPEFTWERTDRVEALRKAAGA; via the coding sequence ATGGCTGTACGCCTGTTCACCTCGGAGTCCGTCACCGAGGGCCACCCCGACAAGATCGCCGACCAGATCAGCGACACCGTCCTGGACGCGCTGCTGCGCCAGGACCCGACCTCCCGCGTCGCCGTCGAGACCCTCATCACCACCGGGCTCGTGCACATCGCGGGCGAGGTGACGACCAAGGCGTACGCGCCCATCGCCCAGCTGGTCCGCGAGAAGGTCCTGGAGATCGGCTACGACTCCTCGCAGAAGGGCTTCGACGGCGCCTCCTGCGGTGTGTCCGTCTCGATCGGCGCCCAGTCCCCGGACATCGCCCAGGGCGTCGACACCGGCGGCGCGGGCGACCAGGGCCTGATGTTCGGCTACGCGACGGACGAGACGCCGACGCTGATGCCGCTGCCGATCTTCCTGGCGCACCGCCTGTCCAAGCGCCTGACCGAGGTCCGCAAGAACGGCACCGTCCCCTACCTGCGCCCGGACGGGAAGACGCAGGTCACCATCGAGTACGACGGCGACCGAGCCGTACGCCTCGACACGGTCGTCGTCTCCTCGCAGCACGCGAGCGACATCGACCTCGACACCCTTCTCGCGCCCGACATCCGGGAGTTCGTGGTCGAGCCGGAGCTGAAGGCTCTCGTCGACGAGGGCATCAAGCTGGACACCGAGGGCTACCGCCTGCTGGTGAACCCGACCGGCCGTTTCGAGATCGGCGGTCCGATGGGTGACGCGGGTCTGACCGGCCGGAAGATCATCATCGACACGTACGGCGGCATGGCCCGCCACGGCGGCGGCGCCTTCTCCGGCAAGGACCCGTCCAAGGTGGACCGTTCGGCGGCGTACGCGATGCGCTGGGTCGCCAAGAACGTCGTAGCGGCCGGTCTGGCCGCCCGCTGCGAGGTGCAGGTGGCGTACGCGATCGGCAGGGCCGAGCCGGTGGGCCTGTTCGTGGAGACCTTCGGCACCGAGAAGGCCGGCGTGGCGAGGATCCAGGCCGCCATCACCGAGGTCTTCGACCTGCGTCCGGCCGCGATCATCCGGGACCTCGACCTGCTGCGCCCGATCTACGCCAAGACCGCCGCGTACGGTCACTTCGGCCGTGAACTGCCGGAGTTCACCTGGGAGCGGACGGACCGCGTCGAGGCGCTGCGGAAGGCGGCCGGGGCCTGA
- a CDS encoding nucleotide disphospho-sugar-binding domain-containing protein, translating to MRYLFTTIPGASHMLPLVPLAHAALAAGHDVLVAANGSARTTAASAGLHTVATDDGRSVRPYDDLVRRFTETDVSWNLTPGEVIEHVAGVFADVAGGMADGLVDIARTWKADAVVYCPPAVAGLLAARAAGIPAVLHGIGTRRPTFRPALNRLAPVAERLGAPALEEAEVEIDLSPPSLETIHQDSPHQGGARHTLPMRYAPYTGGAELPDWALRRGEKPRIAVTLGSLRVFYSDGAHLRDILKGTEELDVEVVLTTSGAELTALPSPLPGHVRTVDWMPLRALLATCDAIVHHGGMGTMYAAFDAGVPQLGVPMAHDDGWANAQVPVARGAGLMLEGRKATGGDIAAALRDLLGEPGYRGASEQVAAEMRAMPTPADVVRELPGLLGAAS from the coding sequence ATGCGCTACCTGTTCACCACCATCCCGGGGGCCTCGCACATGCTGCCCCTGGTCCCGCTGGCCCACGCCGCCCTCGCCGCCGGCCACGACGTGCTCGTCGCCGCGAACGGCTCGGCGCGGACCACGGCGGCCTCGGCCGGGCTGCACACCGTCGCCACCGACGACGGCCGGTCCGTACGGCCGTACGACGATCTCGTCCGCCGGTTCACCGAGACCGACGTGAGCTGGAACCTCACCCCGGGTGAGGTGATCGAGCACGTCGCCGGCGTCTTCGCCGACGTCGCCGGCGGTATGGCCGACGGCCTGGTCGACATCGCGCGGACCTGGAAGGCCGACGCCGTCGTCTACTGCCCGCCCGCCGTCGCCGGACTGCTCGCCGCCCGCGCCGCCGGCATCCCCGCCGTCCTGCACGGCATCGGCACCCGCCGGCCGACCTTCCGCCCCGCCCTGAACCGCCTCGCCCCGGTCGCCGAGCGCCTCGGCGCGCCCGCCCTGGAGGAGGCCGAGGTGGAGATCGACCTCAGCCCGCCCTCCCTGGAGACCATCCACCAGGACTCCCCGCACCAGGGCGGCGCCCGCCACACCCTGCCGATGCGGTACGCCCCCTACACCGGCGGCGCCGAACTGCCCGACTGGGCGCTCAGGCGCGGCGAGAAGCCCCGGATCGCCGTCACGCTCGGCTCCCTGCGCGTCTTCTACAGCGACGGCGCCCATCTGCGCGACATCCTCAAGGGCACCGAGGAACTCGACGTCGAGGTCGTCCTCACCACCAGCGGCGCCGAACTGACCGCGCTGCCCTCGCCGTTGCCCGGCCATGTGCGCACGGTGGACTGGATGCCGCTGCGCGCGCTCCTCGCCACGTGCGACGCGATCGTGCACCACGGCGGCATGGGCACCATGTACGCCGCGTTCGACGCCGGGGTGCCCCAGCTCGGCGTGCCCATGGCCCACGACGACGGCTGGGCCAACGCCCAGGTCCCGGTGGCCCGCGGCGCCGGCCTGATGCTGGAGGGCCGCAAGGCCACGGGCGGCGACATCGCCGCCGCCCTGCGCGACCTGCTCGGCGAGCCGGGCTACCGCGGGGCGAGCGAGCAGGTCGCCGCCGAGATGCGCGCCATGCCGACGCCCGCCGATGTCGTACGGGAGCTTCCCGGACTGCTGGGGGCGGCGTCATGA
- a CDS encoding FAD-dependent monooxygenase yields MDADVIIVGAGPTGLMLAGELRLAGARVVVAELLDEPTGQSRGLGFTARAMEAFDQRGLLPRFGGLQTSPLGHFGGVQFDYTVLEDAHFGARGVPQSQTEAVLEQWAGELGADIRRGSALTALTDRGDRVEVTLTGTGGEQRLTAGWLVGCDGGHSVVRKAAGFDFPGTPATREMYLADVVGCGLKPRFLGEKLPNGMVMAAPLAEGVDRIIVCPHGTPPRDRTDRTVTFAEVAEAWRAITGEDISHGSAEWVSSFTDATRQATEYRRGRVLLAGDAAHIHLPAGGQGLSTGVQDAVNLGWKLAAEVAGRAPEGLLDTYHAERHPVGERLLSNTRAQGMVFLGGEEADPLRELLTELMAYDDVKRHLAGSVSHLDVRYDLGAGSHPLLGRRLPPRALRTAAGATTTTAELLHAAQGVLLDLADDAGVRATAEGWKDRVLTVTATLDAAERRTDPFAGAAAVLVRPDGYVAWTSADGERATDALERWFGPAAPGR; encoded by the coding sequence GTGGACGCGGACGTGATCATCGTCGGCGCCGGGCCGACCGGGCTGATGCTGGCCGGTGAGCTCCGGCTCGCCGGGGCACGGGTCGTCGTGGCGGAGCTGCTCGACGAGCCCACGGGGCAGTCGCGCGGCCTGGGCTTCACGGCCCGCGCCATGGAGGCCTTCGACCAGCGCGGCCTGCTGCCGAGGTTCGGCGGCCTTCAGACCAGCCCGCTCGGCCACTTCGGCGGCGTGCAGTTCGACTACACCGTGCTGGAGGACGCCCACTTCGGCGCCCGCGGCGTACCCCAGTCGCAGACCGAGGCCGTCCTGGAACAGTGGGCCGGCGAGCTGGGCGCGGACATCCGGCGCGGCTCGGCGCTCACCGCCCTGACCGACCGCGGCGACCGGGTCGAGGTCACCCTCACCGGCACCGGGGGCGAGCAGCGGCTCACCGCCGGCTGGCTGGTCGGCTGCGACGGCGGGCACAGTGTCGTCCGCAAGGCCGCCGGGTTCGACTTCCCCGGGACCCCGGCCACCCGCGAGATGTACCTCGCCGACGTCGTCGGCTGCGGACTGAAGCCCCGTTTCCTCGGCGAGAAGCTGCCCAACGGCATGGTGATGGCCGCCCCGCTCGCCGAGGGCGTGGACCGCATCATCGTCTGCCCGCACGGCACCCCGCCCCGCGACCGCACCGACCGGACCGTCACCTTCGCCGAGGTCGCCGAAGCCTGGCGGGCCATCACCGGCGAGGACATCTCGCACGGCAGCGCCGAGTGGGTCAGCTCCTTCACCGACGCCACCCGCCAGGCCACCGAGTACCGGCGCGGCCGGGTACTGCTCGCGGGCGACGCCGCGCACATCCACCTCCCGGCCGGCGGACAGGGCCTGAGCACCGGGGTGCAGGACGCGGTCAACCTGGGCTGGAAGCTCGCCGCCGAGGTGGCAGGACGGGCCCCCGAGGGCCTGCTCGACACCTACCACGCCGAACGCCACCCGGTCGGCGAGCGCCTGCTGAGCAACACCCGCGCCCAGGGCATGGTCTTCCTCGGCGGCGAGGAGGCCGACCCGCTGCGCGAACTCCTCACCGAACTCATGGCGTACGACGACGTCAAACGCCATCTGGCGGGCTCGGTCAGCCACCTCGACGTCCGCTACGACCTCGGCGCCGGCAGCCACCCCCTGCTGGGCCGCCGGCTGCCGCCCCGCGCGCTGCGCACCGCCGCGGGCGCCACCACGACCACGGCCGAACTGCTGCACGCGGCGCAGGGCGTGCTGCTGGACCTCGCCGACGACGCCGGAGTCCGGGCCACGGCCGAGGGCTGGAAGGACCGCGTGCTCACGGTGACCGCGACCCTCGACGCCGCCGAGAGGCGCACCGACCCGTTCGCCGGCGCCGCAGCCGTCCTCGTGCGGCCCGACGGGTACGTCGCCTGGACCTCCGCCGACGGCGAGCGGGCGACGGACGCGCTGGAGCGCTGGTTCGGCCCGGCGGCCCCCGGACGCTGA
- a CDS encoding NDP-hexose 2,3-dehydratase family protein yields MTAPVAPSLRSRAAEDLAARLARSAAATGAGHALRTADVDEWLAGRARAHRFRVERRPLGALDGWSFAEGTGNLVHHTGKFFSVEGLHVTLSEGSVRSWQQPIIRQPEVGILGILAKEFDGVLHFLMQAKMEPGNRNVLQLSPTVQATRSNYSTVHRGSRVKYLEYFAGADRALVHADVLQSEHGSWFYRKANRNMLVEAGPDTEVPLDDDFCWLTLGQLGELLRRDNLVNMDARTVIACFPPVHTSEGALLSDAELQSWFTVERSRHDVDMRRIPLNQVEGWQRGDDVVERPDGRYFRVVGVRVEAGNREVTGWDQPLFEPTGTGVTAFLYRRIGGVPHLLVNAKVEAGFLDTVELAPTVQANPGNWEHLPPADRPPFLDLALDAAADRVRYAAIHSEEGGRFLNAESRYLFIETDDSETPLDPPAGYQWATPGQLGALTAHGHYVNVQARTLLSCIDAGAVEL; encoded by the coding sequence GTGACCGCACCCGTCGCCCCCTCGCTGCGTTCCCGCGCCGCCGAGGACCTGGCCGCCCGACTCGCCCGTTCGGCCGCCGCCACCGGCGCCGGGCACGCCCTGCGCACCGCCGACGTCGACGAGTGGCTCGCCGGCCGGGCCCGCGCCCACCGCTTCCGGGTGGAGCGGCGCCCGCTCGGCGCCCTGGACGGCTGGTCCTTCGCCGAGGGCACCGGCAACCTGGTGCACCACACCGGGAAGTTCTTCAGCGTCGAGGGGCTCCACGTCACCCTGAGCGAGGGCTCGGTGCGCTCCTGGCAGCAGCCCATCATCCGGCAGCCCGAGGTCGGCATCCTCGGCATCCTCGCCAAGGAGTTCGACGGCGTCCTGCACTTCCTGATGCAGGCCAAGATGGAGCCCGGCAACCGCAACGTCCTCCAGCTCTCGCCGACCGTGCAGGCCACCCGCAGCAACTACTCCACCGTGCACCGCGGTTCGCGGGTGAAATACCTGGAGTACTTCGCCGGGGCGGACCGGGCCCTGGTCCACGCGGACGTGCTCCAGTCCGAGCACGGCTCCTGGTTCTACCGCAAGGCCAACCGGAACATGCTCGTCGAGGCCGGCCCGGACACCGAGGTCCCCCTCGACGACGACTTCTGCTGGCTCACCCTCGGACAGCTCGGCGAACTGCTGCGCCGCGACAACCTCGTCAACATGGACGCCCGTACCGTCATCGCCTGCTTCCCGCCGGTGCACACCTCCGAGGGCGCCCTGCTCAGCGACGCCGAACTGCAGTCCTGGTTCACCGTCGAACGCTCCCGGCACGACGTGGACATGCGGCGCATCCCGCTGAACCAGGTCGAGGGCTGGCAGCGCGGCGACGACGTGGTCGAGCGGCCCGACGGCCGGTACTTCCGGGTCGTCGGCGTCCGCGTCGAGGCCGGCAACCGCGAGGTCACCGGCTGGGACCAGCCGCTGTTCGAGCCCACCGGCACCGGCGTCACCGCCTTCCTGTACCGGCGCATCGGCGGCGTACCGCACCTGCTGGTCAACGCCAAGGTGGAGGCCGGGTTCCTGGACACCGTGGAGCTCGCGCCGACCGTGCAGGCCAACCCCGGCAACTGGGAGCACCTGCCGCCCGCCGACCGCCCGCCCTTCCTGGACCTGGCGCTCGACGCCGCCGCCGACCGCGTCCGGTACGCGGCGATCCACTCCGAGGAGGGCGGCAGGTTCCTCAACGCCGAGAGCCGCTACCTCTTCATCGAGACCGACGACTCCGAGACCCCGCTGGATCCGCCGGCCGGCTACCAGTGGGCGACCCCGGGCCAGCTGGGCGCGCTCACCGCCCACGGGCACTACGTCAACGTCCAGGCCCGCACCCTGCTGTCCTGCATCGACGCCGGCGCGGTGGAGCTGTGA
- a CDS encoding DegT/DnrJ/EryC1/StrS family aminotransferase: MTTRVWDYLPEYAVEKDDILDAVAKVFGSGQLVLGESVKGFEAEFAAYHGLPYATGVDNGTNALKLALQALGVGPGDEVVTVSNTAAPTVVAIVGAGATPVFVDVREDDFLIDTEQVEAAITPRTKVLLPVHLYGQSVDMEPLRRIADKHGLKILEDCAQSHGARHHGRLTGTMGDAAAFSFYPTKVLGAYGDGGAVVTADETTDRAMKQLRYYGMDKVYYVVRTPGHNSRLDEVQAEILRRKLTRLDAYVAGRGAVARRYEEQLADVTGPGGLLLPATNPGNTHVYYVYVVRHPKRDAIIEALKAYDIHLNISYPWPVHTMSGFEHLGRPEGSLPVTEKLAGEIFSLPMYPSLSEGLQDKVIGALREVLARV; the protein is encoded by the coding sequence GTGACCACCCGAGTCTGGGACTATCTGCCGGAGTACGCAGTCGAGAAGGACGACATCCTGGACGCCGTCGCGAAGGTGTTCGGGTCCGGTCAGCTGGTGCTCGGCGAGAGCGTCAAGGGCTTCGAGGCCGAGTTCGCCGCCTACCACGGGCTGCCGTACGCCACCGGCGTCGACAACGGCACCAACGCTCTCAAGCTCGCCCTTCAGGCGCTGGGCGTCGGCCCCGGCGACGAGGTCGTCACCGTGTCCAACACGGCAGCCCCGACCGTCGTCGCCATCGTCGGCGCCGGGGCCACACCGGTGTTCGTGGACGTCCGCGAGGACGACTTCCTCATCGACACCGAGCAGGTCGAGGCCGCCATCACACCCCGCACCAAGGTGCTGCTGCCGGTCCACCTGTACGGCCAGAGCGTCGACATGGAGCCGCTGAGGCGCATCGCCGACAAGCACGGGCTGAAGATCCTGGAGGACTGCGCCCAGTCGCACGGCGCCCGCCACCACGGCCGGCTCACCGGCACCATGGGCGACGCGGCGGCCTTCTCCTTCTACCCCACCAAGGTCCTCGGCGCCTACGGCGACGGCGGCGCCGTCGTCACCGCCGACGAGACGACCGACCGGGCCATGAAGCAGCTGCGCTACTACGGCATGGACAAGGTCTACTACGTGGTGCGCACGCCGGGCCACAACTCCCGCTTGGACGAGGTGCAGGCGGAGATCCTGCGCCGCAAGCTGACCCGTCTCGACGCCTACGTCGCCGGCCGGGGTGCCGTCGCCCGCCGCTACGAGGAGCAGCTCGCCGACGTCACAGGACCCGGCGGACTGCTGCTGCCGGCCACCAACCCGGGCAACACGCACGTCTACTACGTGTACGTCGTCCGGCACCCGAAGCGGGACGCGATCATCGAGGCGCTCAAGGCGTACGACATCCACCTCAACATCAGCTATCCGTGGCCGGTGCACACCATGTCCGGCTTCGAGCACCTCGGCCGGCCCGAGGGCTCCCTGCCGGTCACCGAGAAGCTGGCCGGGGAGATCTTCTCGCTGCCGATGTACCCGTCCCTGTCCGAGGGCCTCCAGGACAAGGTCATCGGCGCGCTGCGGGAGGTGCTCGCGCGTGTCTGA
- a CDS encoding class I SAM-dependent methyltransferase, protein MSEAAGPTGIYDAGDIYDAIYNGRGKDYRAESAVVAKHIRSRFPAAASLLDVGCGTGGHLTHFAEEFGDVRGIDLADGMLDVARRNHPGIPVERGDMRTFRLRRRFDAVACLFAAVGNLTGEDELRSTLRTFAHHLAPGGVAVLEPWWFPENFTPDHVGGSVVTHGGMTVARVSHTVLHDTGDASRMDVHYLVAKPGQDVRHFDDTHVMALYSRAQYEAAFTEAGFTVEYVTGEYPGNGLFVGVKPVNQEGK, encoded by the coding sequence GTGTCTGAGGCAGCCGGGCCCACGGGCATCTACGACGCGGGCGACATCTACGACGCGATCTACAACGGACGCGGCAAGGACTACCGCGCCGAGTCCGCCGTCGTCGCCAAGCACATCCGCTCCCGCTTCCCCGCCGCCGCCTCCCTGCTGGACGTCGGCTGCGGCACCGGCGGCCATCTCACGCACTTCGCCGAGGAGTTCGGGGACGTGCGCGGCATCGACCTGGCCGACGGCATGCTCGACGTCGCCCGCCGCAACCACCCCGGCATCCCCGTCGAGCGCGGCGACATGCGCACCTTCCGGCTGAGGCGCCGGTTCGACGCCGTCGCCTGCCTCTTCGCGGCCGTCGGCAACCTCACCGGCGAGGACGAACTGCGCTCCACCCTGCGTACGTTCGCGCATCACCTCGCCCCGGGCGGCGTCGCCGTCCTCGAACCCTGGTGGTTCCCGGAGAACTTCACCCCGGACCACGTCGGCGGCAGCGTCGTCACCCACGGCGGCATGACCGTCGCCCGGGTCTCCCACACCGTCCTGCACGACACGGGCGACGCCAGCCGCATGGACGTGCACTACCTGGTCGCCAAGCCCGGCCAGGACGTCCGGCACTTCGACGACACCCATGTCATGGCCCTCTACAGCAGGGCCCAGTACGAGGCCGCGTTCACCGAGGCCGGGTTCACCGTCGAATACGTCACGGGTGAGTACCCGGGCAACGGCCTCTTCGTCGGCGTCAAGCCCGTCAACCAGGAAGGCAAGTGA
- the rfbB gene encoding dTDP-glucose 4,6-dehydratase, translating to MRMLVTGGAGFIGSHYVRSLLAGAYDEGRGTAVTVLDKLTYAGNRANLPADDPRLTFVHGDVCDRELLLDLLPGHDAVVHFAAESHVDRSVTGAAEFVRTNALGTQTVLDAALETGVERVVHVSTDEVYGSIEQGSWTEEWPLLPNSPYAASKASSDLVARSYWRTHGLDVSVTRCSNNYGPYQHPEKLIPLFVTNLLQGIEVPVYGDGRNRREWLHVDDHCRAIHLVLMRGGAGEIYNVGSGDELTNLALTERILTLCGADRSMIRHVTDRKGHDLRYALDDSKIREELGWAPRTGFEDGLAATVAWYRDNPQWWRPVRDAARPTAVA from the coding sequence ATGAGGATGCTGGTGACCGGGGGCGCCGGGTTCATCGGCTCCCACTACGTGCGCTCGCTGCTCGCGGGCGCCTACGACGAGGGCCGGGGCACCGCCGTCACCGTCCTCGACAAGCTGACCTACGCCGGCAACCGGGCCAACCTGCCCGCCGACGACCCGCGGCTGACGTTCGTCCACGGCGACGTCTGCGACCGGGAACTGCTCCTCGACCTGCTCCCTGGCCACGACGCCGTCGTCCACTTCGCCGCCGAATCCCACGTCGACCGGTCGGTGACCGGGGCCGCCGAGTTCGTCCGCACGAACGCGCTCGGCACCCAGACCGTGCTGGACGCGGCACTGGAGACCGGTGTGGAGCGGGTCGTGCACGTCTCCACCGACGAGGTGTACGGCTCCATCGAGCAGGGCTCCTGGACCGAGGAGTGGCCGCTGCTGCCCAACTCCCCGTACGCGGCGTCCAAGGCGAGCTCCGACCTCGTCGCCCGCTCCTACTGGCGCACCCACGGCCTCGATGTGTCGGTCACCCGCTGCTCCAACAACTACGGGCCCTACCAGCACCCCGAGAAGCTGATCCCGCTCTTCGTCACCAACCTGCTCCAGGGCATCGAGGTCCCGGTGTACGGCGACGGCCGCAACCGGCGCGAGTGGCTGCACGTCGACGACCACTGCCGGGCCATCCACCTGGTCCTGATGCGGGGCGGCGCCGGCGAGATCTACAACGTCGGCAGCGGCGACGAACTGACCAACCTCGCCCTGACCGAGCGGATCCTCACGCTGTGCGGCGCCGACCGCTCGATGATCCGGCACGTCACCGACCGCAAGGGACACGACCTGCGGTACGCCCTCGACGACTCCAAGATCCGCGAGGAGCTCGGCTGGGCACCCCGGACCGGCTTCGAGGACGGGCTGGCCGCGACGGTCGCCTGGTACCGCGACAACCCGCAGTGGTGGCGGCCCGTCCGGGACGCCGCGCGCCCGACGGCCGTCGCCTGA
- a CDS encoding dTDP-4-dehydrorhamnose 3,5-epimerase family protein codes for MSAVQVHKLGIEGAFEFTPPVYKDDRGLFSSPYQEAAFTEATGRPLFPVKDISHNLSARGVLRGIHYTATPPGRAKYVYSPYGRVQDFLIDLRVGSPTFGQWEATEIGGDDCRALYIPVGVGHAFLSLAEDSMVVYVMSEGYVPENERAVSPLDPELGLPLPAELTAAQSQRDLSAPTLAEAREQGLLPTYEACREVEAQLWP; via the coding sequence GTGAGCGCCGTGCAGGTGCACAAGCTCGGCATCGAGGGTGCCTTCGAGTTCACGCCCCCCGTCTACAAGGACGACCGCGGCCTGTTCTCCTCCCCGTACCAGGAGGCCGCGTTCACCGAGGCGACCGGCCGCCCGCTGTTCCCCGTCAAGGACATCAGCCACAACCTCTCCGCCCGCGGCGTGCTGCGGGGCATCCACTACACCGCCACCCCGCCCGGCCGCGCCAAGTACGTCTACTCCCCCTACGGCCGCGTCCAGGACTTCCTGATCGACCTCCGGGTCGGCTCGCCCACCTTCGGACAGTGGGAGGCCACCGAGATCGGCGGCGACGACTGCCGCGCCCTGTACATCCCCGTCGGCGTCGGCCACGCCTTCCTGTCGCTGGCCGAAGACTCGATGGTCGTCTACGTGATGTCCGAGGGCTACGTCCCCGAGAACGAGCGCGCCGTCAGCCCCCTCGACCCCGAACTCGGCCTGCCTCTCCCGGCCGAGCTCACGGCCGCCCAGTCGCAGCGCGACCTGAGCGCGCCCACCCTCGCCGAGGCCCGCGAGCAGGGCCTGCTGCCCACGTACGAGGCCTGCCGGGAAGTGGAGGCACAGCTGTGGCCGTGA